From Planococcus halocryophilus, the proteins below share one genomic window:
- a CDS encoding RrF2 family transcriptional regulator has product MHMKPGVEQSVYAVLLLNMLPEKAVLPGEAISQQLGTSPTYFQKLLRKLVSAGLITSVPGVKGGFKLKKKPEDINVFDIYVAIEGQQSLYSSSGVLSDLLELEEPERCCLLTELMVEAESAWRSRMEQETIESLSQKMKEQRFQKKATELADWLEQKLVT; this is encoded by the coding sequence GTGCATATGAAACCAGGTGTAGAGCAATCGGTATATGCAGTGTTGTTATTGAATATGCTTCCGGAGAAAGCAGTTCTTCCAGGTGAAGCAATTAGTCAGCAGTTAGGAACTTCTCCAACATATTTTCAGAAATTATTAAGAAAACTGGTCAGTGCAGGCTTGATCACATCTGTACCAGGAGTCAAAGGCGGATTTAAACTTAAAAAAAAACCAGAAGATATTAATGTATTTGATATATATGTGGCCATTGAAGGTCAGCAATCGCTTTATTCATCGAGCGGGGTATTGAGTGATTTATTGGAACTCGAAGAACCTGAACGTTGCTGTTTATTGACAGAGTTAATGGTAGAAGCTGAAAGCGCATGGCGCTCTCGTATGGAACAAGAAACAATCGAATCTCTTTCACAAAAGATGAAAGAACAGAGATTTCAAAAGAAAGCGACCGAATTAGCCGATTGGCTAGAACAAAAACTAGTCACTTAA
- a CDS encoding chromate transporter has translation MIYWYLFLAFFIPGILGYGGGPASIPLVEKEVVDRYSWMTTQEFGEVLALGNALPGPIATKMAGYIGYAEGGILGASVALFASVAPSLILMVLLMVTLLKYKDSPKVKNITKLVRPVIAVLLGAMTLQFFMTSIDSSGTIQTIVLVVLSYWLLEIRKVHPALVILMALVYGAVSGIV, from the coding sequence ATGATTTACTGGTACCTCTTTTTAGCATTTTTTATTCCAGGTATATTGGGGTACGGAGGTGGACCGGCTTCGATTCCGCTTGTAGAAAAAGAAGTGGTGGATCGTTACAGCTGGATGACAACGCAAGAATTTGGAGAAGTGCTTGCGTTAGGAAATGCTTTGCCAGGTCCAATTGCGACCAAAATGGCAGGCTATATCGGTTATGCAGAAGGTGGAATACTTGGAGCAAGTGTAGCTTTATTTGCCTCCGTAGCGCCGTCTCTTATTTTAATGGTGTTATTAATGGTGACGCTTTTAAAATACAAGGATTCCCCAAAAGTAAAAAACATCACCAAACTGGTTCGCCCGGTTATTGCAGTATTACTTGGTGCAATGACACTTCAGTTTTTTATGACCTCTATCGATAGCTCCGGCACGATACAAACGATTGTATTAGTTGTTCTCAGCTATTGGTTATTGGAAATTAGAAAAGTACATCCGGCACTCGTTATTTTAATGGCGCTCGTTTACGGTGCAGTATCGGGTATTGTGTAA
- a CDS encoding chromate transporter yields the protein MGSSKLKINKDLFLAFFRVGLLGFGGGPAAIPLFHREAVVNYKWMTEDEFGDTLALGNTMPGPIATKMAGYIGYRVNGVIGCIVALIATVVPTVILMIILLGILQKYKNLEWVNSMSAAVVPVVGVMLAIMTWDFFQKSGKSLGMGRAIAFTAIAVVLLELLNIHPAIVILGILIVSLTTFKKGGRSK from the coding sequence ATGGGAAGTTCTAAGCTGAAAATCAATAAAGACTTGTTTTTAGCATTTTTCCGTGTGGGTCTTCTTGGATTTGGCGGTGGACCTGCTGCGATTCCGCTTTTTCACCGTGAAGCCGTTGTCAATTATAAATGGATGACAGAAGATGAATTCGGAGATACTTTAGCTTTAGGAAATACAATGCCAGGACCTATTGCCACTAAAATGGCAGGTTATATTGGTTATCGTGTGAACGGTGTGATTGGCTGTATTGTTGCACTTATTGCTACAGTTGTTCCTACGGTTATCTTAATGATTATCTTATTGGGTATTTTACAAAAATATAAAAATCTCGAATGGGTCAATAGCATGTCTGCGGCTGTAGTACCAGTTGTAGGAGTTATGCTTGCTATTATGACATGGGACTTTTTCCAGAAGTCAGGCAAGTCTTTAGGTATGGGTCGCGCCATAGCGTTTACAGCGATTGCTGTTGTCTTACTAGAATTATTAAATATTCATCCAGCGATTGTCATTTTAGGAATCTTAATCGTTTCGTTAACTACCTTCAAAAAAGGAGGCAGATCTAAATGA
- a CDS encoding gamma-glutamyltransferase family protein — protein sequence MDYLHNPFAAQRQTVFSKKGMVATSQPLAAQAGIEVMQNGGNAIDAAIATAAALTVVEPTSNGIGGDAFALVWVKDKLHGLNSSGPAPKSISPEAVKALGFEKMPTHGLVPVTVPGVPAAWAELSKKFGKLSLAEALKPAIRYAEEGYPLTPVLGKYWQAAYAKYKDSFTSEEYQGWFDTFAPNGRAPEIGEMWSSPGHAKTLIEIGQTDARSFYEGAIADKIDRFMKKHEGFLAKEDLEAFEPQWVEPVSTDYRGYKVWEIPPNGQGMVALMALNIFKELNQPKWQSAETYHEQIEAMKLAFTDGKAFITEPENMPVSTEHLLSEEYAAARAKTIGEIASDPEPYELPKGGTVYLSAADEEGNMISYIQSNYMGFGSGIVIPGTGIGLQNRGADFSLDSEHPNVLAGGKRTFHTIIPGFLTKDGKAVGPFGVMGGYMQPQGHFQVVTNTIDYLMNPQAALDAPRWQWIEGKTVLVEPDFPNYLAQALTRKGHQIQVATDGGSFGRGQIIWRNPETGVLAGGTESRTDGSVAVW from the coding sequence ATGGATTATTTGCACAACCCGTTTGCAGCACAAAGGCAAACCGTATTTTCAAAAAAAGGAATGGTGGCGACGTCGCAACCATTAGCAGCACAAGCTGGGATTGAAGTGATGCAAAATGGCGGGAACGCCATTGATGCGGCGATTGCCACTGCTGCGGCATTAACCGTAGTTGAACCTACTTCAAACGGCATTGGCGGAGATGCGTTTGCTTTAGTATGGGTCAAGGACAAGCTGCACGGCTTGAACAGCTCTGGTCCTGCGCCAAAAAGTATTTCTCCAGAAGCAGTTAAAGCGCTTGGCTTTGAAAAAATGCCAACACACGGATTAGTACCAGTGACAGTTCCAGGAGTGCCAGCTGCTTGGGCTGAGCTATCGAAGAAATTCGGTAAGTTATCACTTGCAGAAGCCTTGAAGCCTGCGATTCGTTATGCCGAGGAAGGCTATCCGTTAACACCAGTTCTCGGGAAGTATTGGCAAGCAGCTTATGCCAAATACAAAGATTCATTTACAAGTGAAGAATATCAAGGGTGGTTTGATACATTTGCACCAAATGGTCGAGCACCTGAAATTGGTGAGATGTGGTCTTCTCCTGGTCATGCTAAAACATTAATTGAAATCGGACAAACCGATGCACGTTCTTTTTATGAAGGTGCCATTGCAGATAAAATTGATCGCTTTATGAAAAAACACGAAGGATTTTTAGCAAAAGAAGATTTAGAGGCATTTGAACCACAATGGGTAGAGCCGGTTTCAACCGATTACCGAGGCTATAAAGTTTGGGAGATTCCACCGAACGGACAAGGCATGGTCGCATTAATGGCCTTAAACATTTTCAAAGAACTCAACCAACCTAAATGGCAATCTGCGGAAACGTATCATGAGCAAATTGAAGCGATGAAACTCGCGTTTACAGATGGCAAAGCGTTTATTACAGAACCAGAAAACATGCCTGTCAGCACAGAGCACTTGCTCTCAGAAGAATACGCCGCAGCGCGTGCCAAGACCATTGGGGAAATTGCATCTGACCCAGAACCATATGAATTGCCAAAAGGCGGAACTGTTTATTTATCAGCAGCAGATGAAGAAGGCAATATGATTTCTTATATTCAAAGCAATTACATGGGCTTTGGTTCAGGAATTGTCATTCCAGGAACCGGCATTGGTCTGCAAAATCGTGGAGCGGACTTTTCATTAGATTCAGAGCATCCCAATGTATTAGCTGGAGGAAAACGAACATTCCATACGATTATTCCAGGATTCCTAACAAAAGACGGTAAAGCTGTTGGACCATTTGGTGTTATGGGTGGTTATATGCAGCCACAAGGGCATTTCCAAGTGGTTACTAACACCATCGATTATTTAATGAATCCACAAGCTGCGCTTGACGCTCCGAGATGGCAATGGATTGAAGGGAAAACGGTTCTAGTGGAGCCGGATTTCCCGAATTATTTAGCACAGGCGTTAACTCGAAAAGGTCATCAAATTCAAGTAGCGACAGATGGTGGAAGTTTTGGGCGAGGTCAAATTATTTGGCGCAATCCTGAGACGGGTGTTTTAGCCGGAGGCACTGAATCGCGTACGGATGGTTCGGTGGCTGTTTGGTAG
- a CDS encoding ABC transporter ATP-binding protein, which produces MTTIQEKSPLKSDILLELNSVKKYFPIKGGLLKRVTGNVKAVESVSLKLYKGESLGVVGESGCGKSTLGRTILGLEELTDGKIYFNEQEIQDLKRKEKKKFVKEMQMIFQDPYASLNPRQRVGHALDEVFKMHTDMSLKERRDSVEDLLKEVGLKPEHYDRYPHEFSGGQRQRIGIARAIALNPQFIICDEAVSALDVSVQAQILKLLKTLQEKYNLSYLFISHDLGVVRYFCDRVLVMYLGNTVEMSTVSEIFNKPLHPYTQALLSAIPRPTVNAKKERVRLVGDMPNPANPPSGCAFHTRCPIAQEICKVDRPAFIEHEKDHFAACHFAG; this is translated from the coding sequence TTGACAACAATCCAAGAAAAATCACCCTTAAAGTCTGATATACTCTTAGAGTTAAATAGCGTAAAAAAATACTTTCCAATTAAAGGTGGCTTGTTAAAACGAGTTACTGGAAATGTGAAAGCAGTGGAATCTGTTTCTTTAAAGCTCTATAAAGGGGAGAGTCTTGGAGTAGTTGGAGAATCAGGGTGTGGTAAATCTACGCTTGGCAGAACGATTTTAGGGCTCGAAGAATTGACGGATGGAAAAATTTATTTTAATGAGCAGGAAATTCAAGATTTAAAACGAAAAGAGAAGAAGAAGTTTGTTAAAGAAATGCAAATGATTTTCCAGGATCCTTATGCATCTTTAAATCCGAGGCAACGGGTGGGACATGCGTTAGATGAAGTTTTTAAAATGCATACGGATATGTCGTTAAAAGAAAGAAGAGATTCGGTAGAAGACTTACTAAAAGAAGTGGGCTTGAAACCTGAACATTATGATCGCTATCCACATGAATTTAGCGGTGGTCAACGTCAACGAATTGGAATTGCGCGGGCAATCGCGTTAAATCCTCAGTTTATTATTTGTGACGAAGCTGTATCTGCGTTAGATGTTTCGGTTCAAGCACAAATTTTAAAACTGTTGAAGACATTGCAGGAAAAGTATAATCTTTCGTATTTATTTATCTCACATGATTTGGGCGTGGTACGCTATTTTTGTGACCGTGTACTCGTAATGTATTTAGGGAATACTGTAGAGATGAGTACGGTTTCTGAAATTTTCAACAAACCGCTTCATCCTTATACGCAAGCATTATTGTCTGCGATCCCGAGACCGACAGTGAATGCTAAGAAAGAACGTGTACGTTTAGTTGGAGATATGCCAAATCCTGCAAATCCGCCTTCGGGCTGTGCTTTTCATACGAGATGCCCTATCGCACAAGAGATTTGCAAAGTGGATCGACCCGCATTTATCGAACACGAAAAAGATCATTTTGCAGCTTGCCATTTTGCCGGATAA
- a CDS encoding ABC transporter ATP-binding protein codes for MAETLLEVKNLVTSFRTGEGSLQAVRDVSFHVDKGETLCIVGESGCGKSITSLSVMRLLPSNGSIENGEILLNGESLQKLSPEKMRRIRGNKMSMIFQEPMTALNPVLTIGYQLREPLLLHHKLSKKEASIQSIELLRQVGIPNPDKRLNQYPHELSGGMRQRVMIAMALACHPSLLIADEPTTALDVTIQAQILDLIKDLKDKLDMGVLMITHDMGVVAEVADRVMVMYAGKKIEEGPVREIFENPQHPYTIGLLNSVPNVDDPEFELEPIPGNMPGLNDEISGCRFHPRCKFAMDKCKTDVPPEFRAGKGHYASCWLADKEAETVDNNPRKITLKV; via the coding sequence ATGGCAGAGACATTACTTGAAGTGAAAAATCTAGTAACCTCTTTTCGTACAGGAGAAGGTTCATTGCAAGCGGTGAGAGATGTCTCTTTTCATGTAGATAAAGGAGAAACTTTGTGTATCGTTGGAGAATCAGGTTGTGGAAAAAGTATCACTTCTTTATCTGTAATGAGACTCCTTCCTTCTAATGGTTCGATTGAAAATGGAGAGATTTTATTAAATGGAGAGTCTCTTCAAAAGCTTTCACCTGAGAAAATGCGACGCATTCGAGGTAATAAGATGTCGATGATTTTTCAGGAACCTATGACTGCTTTGAATCCGGTACTGACCATCGGTTATCAATTGCGGGAACCTTTGCTTTTACATCATAAATTATCTAAAAAAGAAGCGAGTATACAAAGCATTGAATTGCTTAGGCAAGTAGGTATTCCCAATCCTGATAAACGGTTAAACCAATATCCCCACGAGTTAAGTGGAGGAATGAGGCAACGTGTCATGATTGCTATGGCACTTGCTTGCCACCCGAGCTTGTTAATAGCGGATGAACCCACAACTGCTTTAGACGTGACAATTCAAGCTCAAATTTTAGACTTGATCAAAGATTTAAAAGACAAATTGGATATGGGTGTTTTGATGATTACGCATGACATGGGCGTTGTCGCAGAAGTAGCCGACCGAGTTATGGTCATGTATGCAGGTAAAAAAATTGAAGAGGGACCTGTGCGTGAAATTTTTGAGAATCCTCAACATCCCTATACAATTGGGTTGTTAAATTCTGTACCAAATGTAGACGATCCCGAATTTGAGTTAGAACCGATTCCTGGAAATATGCCTGGTCTAAATGATGAGATATCCGGCTGTCGCTTCCATCCACGCTGCAAGTTTGCAATGGATAAATGCAAAACAGACGTTCCTCCAGAATTTCGTGCAGGAAAAGGGCATTATGCGAGCTGCTGGCTAGCTGATAAGGAGGCTGAAACGGTTGACAACAATCCAAGAAAAATCACCCTTAAAGTCTGA